The Rosa rugosa chromosome 3, drRosRugo1.1, whole genome shotgun sequence sequence ATAACTTCGAAAGTCGGAAAGACTCTCAGGTTCAAATTTGTATATCCGTCAAAAGTTAAAACACCAAAAGGCTTCAAGCTTGTCAACGGAGTTCTGAAAATAGTAGGGGCTCTTTAGGCATTAGAAATATGGGTTTATTGTTTTAATATTACTTATTTCtcctttattttactttttggtGCTAAATAGTGGCCGAGTGAGCTATCACTTCCGGGTCTGGAGCAATTTGGGTATGGCCCATCTCCAAGGGATGTTTTTTACAAGCTGAGGTTCAAACTAGGGACCTCCTATTATCAGGAAAAGCCCTACAGCGTCCGCCCCACTTGCAGCCTAGCATGCTTCCACTAGACCAACCTCATTGATATTGTCTCAACTTACTCATTTAATGTTGAATTTTAACACAAATAACCTCAATACAATTGGGGTGTAAATCAACTACTTATAAGTCAAAATTTCTTTTGTCACTTTTTTAATGTGGGATCTATCCTTACTAACAACTCCTTTAGAAAGAGAATCTTGTAGTGGGGTATCTTTTTTAGCAACAATCCCACTAAAACATGTTTAGCCAAAAGTGTCGGTCATTTATGTCTACTTGAGGGTCATCTATGTTTATCGTTCATGTTATAGTTGACAACTCTTCAGCCGAGAGTCCCAATGCATTGCCACACATCTCCAACTTTGCATACCTGAGCAAATTAGCAGATTGCAAAGATTCATTAAATTCCTAGAGGGAAATAGAACCAGAAAGTACAATGATGCTCCCTGCTTGATGCATAACCTCTATATATCATGTAGTCAAAAACCACAGCGAAGGATAACTACAGTGCTGCTGTACATAATACAATATAACTAGATTGTCGATTGATGTGCGTGTAACTGTACCAAAACACAACACGTTTCATAAGCATCATCATCTATCTCTCACGCATATCTGGTTGTGGAACTATAAAGCCTGAGCTAGGTACcctaaaaactaaaaaggaacaagagatAATTAAGTATGCCATTACCAAGGAGCATCGATTACTTCTTTGAACCTGGACATAAGCTTCACTGAAATCCGAGACTGTAGCCTATCCTTCTTCTCTTTTACTTCTAAAAGCTTTGCCAACCTGGTTCTCATCTCTTGTTCTTCTTGCTCCCTTTCCAGTCTAGCCTCTTCACACCTTTTTAATTTTGAAGCAAGACTCGCAAGCTGTTCAAGTTGCTCACGCAGGAAGCTGACATTCATGCCTAACATCTCGCCGGCTTGCAAAGTCTTATCCCAAGTTGAGACACTACTCTCCAAGGTAGTGATCTTGCAGGCTTTAATGGCATTTGCAATATTGGTTGTTTCGGAAATTATTCCAGCTACCAGTTTGTAGTTAAGACCCTCAAGAAGGTGCTCATGAAGGAAAGAGTTTTGACTGCAGCAGAGCTCATAGTACTTGGTCAGAAGGGGTTTCGGAAACAGGGGATTTATGATTAAACCATTGTAGATGACATTGAAGTTCTCTATGCCGCACACTTCATCAAAAGGGACAATAGATTCTGAAAGCTTGATTCCTTCCAAAACTTCACAACTAGCATCTTCAGTGTCATCTTCAAACAGATCTGACACCGTACCACATTTACTATTACAGGCTGCGGTTTTGTTCCTTTGAATAACTCCATCAGGATTTTCCACTGATGTAGGTTCCCTATTCTCATTTTCTGCCCTTTCACATGCATTAGTATCTGCTGCTTGAATCAAATTATGTAAATGATGTAGggataaattcaaataaaatttctACCTGTGAGGCCATTTATGAAAAACTTGGTGATGTTAAAACAACTTACCAGAATCTACTGGTCGAATGCCAGCATCTAATTGGACAAGGCCAAGAGCGCATTCCACTTCACCTAAGCCATTTGATCTAATAACATAAACCTAGAATGTAGGCGGCATATCATTTCAGGGTTCATATGCATTCAGAAGTAGTATCTTAGACAAGTAAAATATATATCTAATCTATGCTCAGCAGCCCAAAAGCAAGAGCTCAGTCTCAGTCCATGAAGAAGCTTTACTAGGGAGAAATAAActtattctttttcttgaaaTCCCCatgcaaacaaacaaacaaacaattgAAGAAGGATAAATTATTTACCTTGAACTTAGATTCTGTGACTAGATGGAAAACTAAGACATCTCCAGCCAGCAACTTGTGAGCAATTGAAAAACCTCTCCATCCACCACTCAGTCCTATCTTTTTGACAAGATACTTCGTTTCGAACTTCTCGCCGTTTTCATCTTCTAAAACAAACATTGTGTCTTGCTTTGGCAAATGCTTAATGCAGAATGTTTTAGAAAGACCCTGCCAACCAAAAGTTAAGCACATTAAAATGTATCATCATACTAGTCCTTCCCTAGCCTCCATGTAATACTGTTAACAGCGTGAGTCCAACTTACAAGCCAGAATCCTCCTGAGACATGTGATGGCAACATAACTTTGACCATGCTAGGAAACTGAGGATCTAGGTTTGCTGCAACCTCATTTGCTCTTTCGAGAACAGAAAACTGAGCTTCAGAAGTCTCATATAAACTTTCT is a genomic window containing:
- the LOC133737200 gene encoding B3 domain-containing protein Os01g0234100-like, encoding MAFVKEQKQSSKGFASQNKRARSSNNEQKQTIRNNVINVGSVKSDSEQKKFKRATEESLYETSEAQFSVLERANEVAANLDPQFPSMVKVMLPSHVSGGFWLGLSKTFCIKHLPKQDTMFVLEDENGEKFETKYLVKKIGLSGGWRGFSIAHKLLAGDVLVFHLVTESKFKVYVIRSNGLGEVECALGLVQLDAGIRPVDSENENREPTSVENPDGVIQRNKTAACNSKCGTVSDLFEDDTEDASCEVLEGIKLSESIVPFDEVCGIENFNVIYNGLIINPLFPKPLLTKYYELCCSQNSFLHEHLLEGLNYKLVAGIISETTNIANAIKACKITTLESSVSTWDKTLQAGEMLGMNVSFLREQLEQLASLASKLKRCEEARLEREQEEQEMRTRLAKLLEVKEKKDRLQSRISVKLMSRFKEVIDAPW